The Desulfobacterales bacterium genome includes a region encoding these proteins:
- a CDS encoding aspartate/glutamate racemase family protein: MSEEKKKYRFLFIQPFQLPKNARHADKFHTPGLSKEKLLRMDYLNIRPLLEDVEWDIHPGPVAPYGDWAVETREEFCHVAAARLPIVREACESGKYNAIILLGGGEPGFMEAREIARPFGIPVTSCAFSQMHIASMLGNKFSIIDFTEVHNMFYYELVVKHRFTDRCASIRNINFYHGRAGYEDESTIDQERDKALRGEPSEAVERAVREAVAAIEEDGAEVITFGCSDVFWLQSFLQKRLGDIGWEIPILEGYSSAIVLAKLFVNLGVDASGLKFPGERPKKWRRKKVF, encoded by the coding sequence ATGTCAGAGGAGAAAAAGAAGTACCGTTTTTTATTCATCCAGCCTTTTCAGCTCCCCAAGAACGCCCGGCATGCCGACAAGTTTCACACGCCCGGTCTGTCCAAAGAAAAACTGCTGCGAATGGACTATCTCAATATCCGGCCTTTGCTGGAAGACGTTGAGTGGGACATTCACCCCGGCCCGGTCGCCCCTTACGGAGACTGGGCGGTGGAAACCCGTGAAGAATTCTGCCACGTGGCCGCAGCCCGCCTGCCCATCGTGCGTGAAGCCTGTGAAAGCGGCAAATATAACGCCATTATCCTTCTGGGCGGCGGTGAACCCGGATTCATGGAAGCACGCGAGATCGCCCGGCCGTTCGGCATACCGGTGACGTCCTGCGCCTTTTCCCAGATGCACATTGCCTCCATGCTGGGCAACAAGTTCAGCATCATCGATTTTACCGAGGTTCATAATATGTTCTATTATGAACTCGTGGTCAAGCACCGGTTTACCGACCGCTGCGCTTCCATCCGCAACATCAACTTCTATCACGGCCGGGCCGGCTATGAGGATGAGAGCACCATCGACCAGGAGCGTGACAAGGCCCTGCGCGGCGAACCCTCCGAAGCGGTGGAGCGCGCCGTCAGGGAAGCCGTCGCCGCCATCGAGGAAGACGGCGCCGAGGTCATTACCTTCGGCTGCTCGGATGTTTTCTGGCTCCAGTCTTTTCTGCAAAAGCGCCTGGGTGACATCGGCTGGGAAATCCCGATTCTGGAAGGATACAGCAGCGCCATTGTGCTGGCCAAGCTCTTCGTCAACCTGGGGGTTGACGCCAGCGGTTTGAAGTTCCCCGGCGAACGCCCCAAAAAATGGCGCCGAAAAAAGGTTTTTTGA
- a CDS encoding SDR family NAD(P)-dependent oxidoreductase, whose product MTLKRLENRAAIVTGAAQGMGLAIAKALLQEGANVAIADIDKAAVDSACKELDQGGKRVIGEKIDVRNKSDVVQFVKKVHGLWGHIDILVNNAGGALRTPHLLAEIEEKDWNLVVDVNLKGAFFFCQAVIPFMAQQKSGSIINMSALAGHWRASLAGVQYTASKAGTEGLTRQLAFDWGKSNIRVNAVAPTVTLTGDRIQALWDAKGGDAQDKVLAAIPLGRLGTMEEVAAVVVFLASDESGYITGQTIDISGGRYLR is encoded by the coding sequence ATGACGTTAAAACGGCTCGAAAATAGAGCGGCAATCGTTACCGGGGCGGCCCAGGGAATGGGGTTGGCAATCGCAAAGGCCCTTTTACAGGAGGGCGCGAATGTGGCCATCGCCGACATCGATAAGGCGGCAGTGGATTCGGCCTGCAAAGAATTGGACCAAGGCGGCAAGCGCGTTATCGGAGAAAAGATCGATGTCCGAAATAAATCCGACGTTGTCCAGTTTGTCAAAAAAGTACACGGGTTGTGGGGACATATCGATATTCTGGTCAACAACGCCGGCGGGGCCTTGCGGACGCCGCATCTCCTCGCTGAAATCGAGGAAAAAGACTGGAACCTGGTTGTCGATGTAAATCTCAAAGGCGCTTTTTTCTTTTGCCAGGCGGTAATCCCCTTCATGGCGCAACAGAAGAGCGGGTCCATCATCAATATGTCGGCTTTGGCCGGGCACTGGCGGGCTTCGCTGGCGGGCGTCCAATACACGGCTTCCAAGGCCGGCACCGAGGGGCTGACGCGGCAGCTTGCCTTTGATTGGGGAAAATCCAACATTCGCGTTAACGCGGTGGCGCCCACGGTCACGTTGACCGGCGACCGCATTCAGGCCCTCTGGGATGCCAAAGGCGGGGACGCCCAGGATAAAGTGCTGGCGGCCATCCCCCTCGGCCGTTTGGGAACCATGGAAGAAGTCGCCGCCGTCGTGGTGTTTCTGGCATCCGACGAATCCGGCTATATCACCGGCCAGACCATCGATATCTCCGGCGGGCGGTATCTTCGCTGA
- a CDS encoding Tm-1-like ATP-binding domain-containing protein has product MNKTVLLIATFDTKSAEALYLKAQIEALEFAVLTMDAGILKPPGTPVDIDRATIAQRGGTPIETALAANDKGAAILNMMSGVAVLTRELYEQGRFGAAIGIGGAQGTDIATAGMRALPIGVPKFMVSTVASGQTPFGPFVGTRDVTLMHSVADIQGLNFLTRRILKNAAGAVCGMLEQFCKEDIQPVGLPVAMSMMGTTTPGSLYCKKKLEDKGFEIVTFHQNGTGGVAMDEMVRSGAFRAVLDLSLHEVADRFMGGLHGAIRADRLEAAADMGIPQVVVPGGVNYMVLGPLKGLSESIRSRKLIVHNPNLTLVRLTPDELSRVGKIVADKLNRSRSACRVFIPLKGFSYPDRDGLPHWEPEGNRAFIESLKNNLKDTISIKEIDAHINDPEFMDHVVESFLDIMAKEEK; this is encoded by the coding sequence ATGAACAAAACCGTTCTTCTCATCGCAACGTTTGATACCAAGAGTGCCGAGGCCCTTTATCTGAAGGCCCAGATAGAAGCCCTCGAATTCGCGGTACTGACCATGGATGCCGGTATCTTAAAGCCCCCCGGCACGCCCGTTGACATCGACCGCGCCACGATTGCGCAACGCGGGGGAACACCCATCGAAACGGCGTTGGCTGCCAATGACAAAGGCGCCGCTATCCTGAACATGATGAGCGGCGTTGCCGTTCTCACCCGCGAGCTGTATGAACAGGGCCGCTTTGGGGCGGCTATCGGCATCGGCGGCGCCCAGGGGACCGACATCGCCACAGCCGGTATGCGGGCGCTTCCCATCGGGGTGCCCAAATTCATGGTTTCCACGGTTGCCTCGGGCCAGACCCCGTTTGGTCCCTTTGTCGGCACCCGGGATGTCACCCTGATGCATTCGGTCGCCGACATCCAGGGGCTTAATTTTTTGACCCGTCGCATTCTGAAGAACGCTGCCGGGGCTGTCTGCGGCATGCTGGAACAATTTTGCAAAGAAGACATCCAACCGGTCGGCCTGCCGGTTGCCATGTCCATGATGGGCACCACCACGCCGGGTTCGCTCTATTGCAAGAAGAAGCTGGAAGACAAGGGGTTTGAAATTGTGACCTTTCATCAAAACGGCACCGGCGGCGTGGCCATGGATGAAATGGTCCGCAGCGGCGCTTTTCGGGCGGTACTGGATCTATCCCTGCATGAAGTTGCCGATCGCTTTATGGGAGGGCTGCATGGCGCCATCCGCGCGGATCGCCTGGAGGCGGCTGCCGACATGGGAATTCCCCAGGTAGTTGTGCCGGGGGGGGTCAACTACATGGTACTGGGTCCCCTAAAGGGCCTTTCGGAAAGCATCCGTTCCCGCAAGCTGATCGTACACAACCCGAATTTAACCCTGGTGCGATTGACCCCGGATGAACTCAGCCGGGTCGGAAAAATCGTAGCGGACAAACTCAACCGGTCCCGATCAGCCTGCCGGGTATTTATCCCTTTAAAGGGCTTTTCCTACCCGGACCGGGATGGACTCCCCCATTGGGAGCCCGAAGGCAACCGCGCATTCATTGAAAGCCTGAAAAACAATCTCAAGGATACCATTTCCATCAAGGAAATAGACGCCCACATCAATGATCCGGAGTTCATGGATCATGTCGTGGAATCGTTTTTGGATATTATGGCTAAGGAGGAAAAATGA